The sequence GCTACGAAAAGGAAATCAATATTTTAAAGGAAATCAAAAACACAATAGAAAAGGAACTTCCTTTGAAAAACCTCAATCTTAATGAAGAGGAGCTAAATATCATTAAGGGATTAAATTTATTATCTCTGAAGCCTGTTTTATATGTATGTAATGTCTCCGAAGACGATTTGATAAAGGGCGATGAAAATTCATATGTAAAGGAAGTAAAGGAATATGCAAAGAAAGAAAATTCATCTGTTATGGTCATCTCTGCAAAAATAGAATCTGAAATTGCTCAATTGGATAAATCCGAAAAAGAAACTTTTTTGGAAGAATTAAATATTAAGGAATCCGGATTGGATAAACTTATAAAGGTCAGCTATGATCTGTTGGGACTTATGAGTTTTCTTACAGCCGGACCTAAAGAAGTAAGGGCTTGGACTATTAAAAAGGCTACAAAAGCACCTCAGGCTGCCGGAAAAGTCCATTCCGATATGGAAAGGGGATTTATAAGAGCCGAAGTCATTAATTATAAGGATTTATTAGAATGTGAAGGATATACTCGCGCTAAGGAAAAAGGCCTCATTCGTTCGGAAGGAAAAGATTATGTAATGCAGGATGGGGATGTGGTGGTATTCAGATTCAATGTATAAAAAATGAAAACAGCAAATAACCCTCCCTTTCTAAGATGAGGGCTATTTGCTAATCTATTCTCTTTCGCCGGTTTACTCCTCGCTTTTACTTAAAAGTTCAAGGGGTTCCGCTTTTAAGTTATTTTTGATAAATATAAGTGAAATGATAAGTGATACAAAAATCACCGTAAGACATACGAAAACCGGTGTCAGTGGATTCACCGATACACTGATTTCACTTGAATTCGCCATCTTATCGGAATTGTTTACCCAGTTGCTGAAAGCCGTGCTGTACAGTTCCGTTTCCATGTCCGTTGATTTCGACATGACAAAATCCGCTGTCTTAAATCCGGCAAAACTCCCTATAACTGATCCTATAGATATAATTATAAGAATACCGTAGAGCATGGACAATGTACATTGCTGTTTTTCACGGGTTCTGAAGGGATAACCACCGCATTCCTTCCCAGTTCATACCCTGTGGGTTCTGTTTCAGGGTTAGCGGTATTGCTGTAAAATCCTACAATTTTATTGAAGATGTAATTTTCCTATTGGTTATAAAAAGGGCTTCACACTAAATGCTTAGTGCGACACCCCTTTATTTTAAAAATACAGATTATTTTATACTATCTTGTACAATCTTTACAGATGAACTTGCACCTATCCTGTTCGCTCCCGCTTCTATCATCTTTATAGCTGTCTCATAATCTCTTATTCCGCCGGAAGCCTTTATCTTCATCTTATCTCCCACAACACTTTTAATAAGCCTTATATCTTCAACAGTTGCACCTTTGCCATTAAATCCTGTTGATGTTTTAACAAAATTTGCTCCTGCCTCTAAGGATAAATTACACGCCCTAACCTTTTCATCTTCAGTCAATAAACAGGTTTCAATAATAACCTTTACCAATGCATTACCTTTTGCTTTTTTAACCACTTCTTCAATATCCTCTTTTACCTTATCGTAATCTTTATTCTTCAGAGCAGCTATGTTTATGACCATATCCAATTCGTCTGCTCCGTCCTTTATTGATTCTTCGGCTTCCAAAGCTTTAATTTTACCGGTATTGGCCCCTAAAGGAAATCCGATAACCGTTGCAATTTTTACATTGCTGTTCCTAAGAATATTTTTTGCTAATTTTACGTAATAAGGATTAATACATACCGCATAAAAATTATATTTTTTTGCTTCATTGCATAAATTTTCAATCATTTCCTCTGTAGCATCGGGCTTCAGTAAAGTATGATCTATAAATCGGGCAATATCCATCATAATATATAGTACACCCCTTTACTTAATTATTTCTACTATATCTCCGTTTTTAATCCCTGCCGCATTTCCTTCTTCTATATCAACATGCATTTCTAATTTATGCCTTTCTCCTACTCTCACCAGTACATTTTCAAATACAAGTCCCCTTACACCTGAGACTTTAACTCTTACCACATCTTTATCTTCCAGTCCATACTCCTTAGCTTCATCCGTGTGCATATGAATATGTCTGGCTGCAACTATTACTCCCTGGTCAATCTGAATTTCTCCTTTAGTTCCGACTATTTTAGCTCCCGGAGTCCCGACCAAATCTCCGGAGTTTTTAACCATTGGCTTAACGCCCAACACAAAAGCATCCGAAACGGAAATTTCAATCTGCGTCATTGCTCTGACAGGGCCAAGAACTCTTACTCCCCTTAAAGTTCCCTTCGGTCCTATAATATCGACTTTTTCCTCCGCCGCAAATTGTCCCGGTTGAGTCAAATTCTTCTTTTTCGTCAATTCGTATCCGTCTCCGAACAATTTGTTCAAATCATCCTTCGTTAAATGTATATGCCTGTTGGACATAGCTATTGGTAATTTTGTTTTCATAAACTTTTCCTCCCTACTCTACATAAAATAATAATATAAACAATTTAACACATTAATTATATTCCTTTAAAATTTGAAAATC is a genomic window of Acidilutibacter cellobiosedens containing:
- the pduL gene encoding phosphate propanoyltransferase; amino-acid sequence: MKTKLPIAMSNRHIHLTKDDLNKLFGDGYELTKKKNLTQPGQFAAEEKVDIIGPKGTLRGVRVLGPVRAMTQIEISVSDAFVLGVKPMVKNSGDLVGTPGAKIVGTKGEIQIDQGVIVAARHIHMHTDEAKEYGLEDKDVVRVKVSGVRGLVFENVLVRVGERHKLEMHVDIEEGNAAGIKNGDIVEIIK
- the deoC gene encoding deoxyribose-phosphate aldolase, whose amino-acid sequence is MDIARFIDHTLLKPDATEEMIENLCNEAKKYNFYAVCINPYYVKLAKNILRNSNVKIATVIGFPLGANTGKIKALEAEESIKDGADELDMVINIAALKNKDYDKVKEDIEEVVKKAKGNALVKVIIETCLLTEDEKVRACNLSLEAGANFVKTSTGFNGKGATVEDIRLIKSVVGDKMKIKASGGIRDYETAIKMIEAGANRIGASSSVKIVQDSIK
- a CDS encoding FtsX-like permease family protein, with product MLYGILIIISIGSVIGSFAGFKTADFVMSKSTDMETELYSTAFSNWVNNSDKMANSSEISVSVNPLTPVFVCLTVIFVSLIISLIFIKNNLKAEPLELLSKSEE
- the ychF gene encoding redox-regulated ATPase YchF codes for the protein MKLGIVGLPNVGKSTLFNALTSAKVDAENYPFCTIEPNVGIVPVPDERLNKLAHLMKPEKITPATVEFVDIAGLVKGASKGEGLGNKFLSHIREVEAIVHVVRCFEDENVTHVEGKIDPVRDIEIITLELMLADLDIVDKRLSKIEKMLKSDKSYEKEINILKEIKNTIEKELPLKNLNLNEEELNIIKGLNLLSLKPVLYVCNVSEDDLIKGDENSYVKEVKEYAKKENSSVMVISAKIESEIAQLDKSEKETFLEELNIKESGLDKLIKVSYDLLGLMSFLTAGPKEVRAWTIKKATKAPQAAGKVHSDMERGFIRAEVINYKDLLECEGYTRAKEKGLIRSEGKDYVMQDGDVVVFRFNV